A region from the Mercenaria mercenaria strain notata chromosome 7, MADL_Memer_1, whole genome shotgun sequence genome encodes:
- the LOC123555496 gene encoding uncharacterized protein LOC123555496: protein MLYSATYAFVLLFLINGVNVSLAAEPVCSKFVYEEQLLEKMVRTEFKVETMESEIKKTQFSVLNTLNEIKKKDADITDRFEDLRNNITEEMVANAKDTEKKEEFFKALFEELRKNLTNDMENQRNALTELKGEMVRPSVAFYAHHVTDTNLDVKDEVIVFDNTITNEGSGYDASTGIFTAPAGGLYQFNIHVCTYVGKYSFVGLVLAGQVVAKTSNYDKDYYTCHSVGAIVRVKSGEEIWVKCTSASSTRKLLEDGLRMNTFSGVLLYK from the exons atgttgtaCTCTGCAACTTATGCGTTTGTTCTTTTGTTTCTAATAAACGGTGTCAATGTTTCTTTGGCTGCAGAACCAgtatgttcaaaatttgtttacGAAGAACAACTTTTGGAAAAAATGGTTCGAACGGAGTTTAAGGTTGAAACAATGGaaagtgaaataaagaaaaccCAGTTTTCTGTCTTGAATACTTTAAACGAAATAAAGAAGAAAGATGCCGATATCACCGACCGATTTGAAGACTTGAGAAACAATATCACGGAAGAGATGGTTGCAAATGCTAAGGATACAGAGAAAAAGGAGG AATTCTTCAAGGCTTTATTCGAAGAACTACGAAAGAATTTAACGAACGACATGGAAAATCAAAGGAACGCTCTTACTGAACTCAAAG GGGAGATGGTACGGCCTTCCGTTGCATTTTATGCACACCATGTCACAGATACTAACCTTGATGTGAAGGACGAGGTCATCGTATTTGATAATACCATAACGAATGAAGGGTCTGGATACGACGCATCAACAGGTATCTTCACAGCACCTGCAGGAGGACTTTATCAATTTAATATCCATGTGTGTACGTATGTTGGAAAATATAGTTTCGTTGGCTTGGTGTTGGCAGGTCAAGTTGTTGCGAAAACATCAAATTACGACAAAGATTACTACACTTGTCATTCGGTAGGAGCAATAGTGAGAGTGAAATCAGGAGAAGAGATATGGGTAAAATGCACCTCGGCAAGTTCTACTCGCAAGTTACTTGAAGACGGTTTGAGAATGAACACTTTCAGTGGAGTTCTGCTTTATAAATGA